Proteins co-encoded in one Medicago truncatula cultivar Jemalong A17 chromosome 8, MtrunA17r5.0-ANR, whole genome shotgun sequence genomic window:
- the LOC11444132 gene encoding phosphatidylinositol 4-phosphate 5-kinase 6: MNKEFNSIVKVWEAAVRKSAGPKKRVNRIFTTPMSVSHVDDDNDVYQVEKILNNGDFYTGQWLNNFPNGQGKYLWTDGCMYVGEWLKGNITGKGRFSWPSGATYEGDFKNCFMDGKGTYIGSNGDTYKGFWVMDMKNGKGTQSYCNGDFYDGEWKKGLQNGHGRYQWKNGNHYIGQWRNGLFDGNGTLMWQNGNRYDGCWEEGFPKGNGTFRWSDGSFYVGIWSKDSKEQSGTYYPSSGDSDDDARVDWDPMDLFSVDLIDSYVCDLEKVSIFPSQKNLNMFGLEEDKQLLSKKSTDVNGRARWMSGDERVSNYSSEDGSYSSYDGSRSPMIDHSVPRVPNLRLKAPKRQGETISKGHKNYDLMLNLQLGIRHAVGRPAPSTSLDLKSSAFDPKEKVWTKFPPEGSKHTPPHPSCEFRWKDYCPVVFRALRKLFKVDPADYMISLCGNDALRELSSPGKSGSFFYLTNDDRYMIKTMKKSEVKVFLRMLPGYYKHVRAFENTLVTKFFGLHCVKLPGASQKKVRFVIMGNLFCSQYAIHRRFDLKGSTFGRTTDKSEEEIEPTTTLKDLDLNYIFRLRKSWFQEFCRQVDKDCEFLEQERIMDYSMLVGLHFRGVSSCSEAGTPSRSSGAQTPTGNFDDGAPRLSGVDVDRIVVDPSRWIQLGINMPARAEMTTRKSCDTPQLVGEPTGEIYEIIIFFGIIDILQDYDISKKLEHAYKAFQYDATTISAVDPRLYSKRFRDFIYRVFVEDTS, translated from the exons ATGAACAAAGAGTTTAACAGCATTGTTAAGGTTTGGGAAGCAGCAGTTAGAAAATCAGCTGGACCAAAGAAAAGGGTAAACAGAATATTCACAACACCAATGTCTGTTTCCcatgttgatgatgataatgatgtttACCAGGTTGAGAAGATTCTCAACAATGGTGATTTTTATACAGGTCAATGGTTGAATAATTTTCCTAATGGTCAAGGTAAATATCTATGGACAGATGGTTGTATGTATGTAGGTGAATGGTTAAAGGGTAATATCACAGGTAAAGGTAGGTTTAGTTGGCCTAGCGGTGCTACCTATGAAGGTGATTTCAAGAATTGTTTTATGGATGGTAAAGGGACTTATATAGGTTCTAATGGTGATACTTATAAAGGTTTTTGGGTTATGGATATGAAAAATGGTAAAGGGACACAAAGTTATTGTAATGGTGATTTTTATGATGGAGAATGGAAAAAAGGGTTGCAAAATGGACATGGGAGGTATCAATGGAAGAATGGGAATCATTATATTGGTCAATGGAGGAATGGTTTGTTTGATGGAAATGGTACTTTGATGTGGCAAAATGGGAATAGATATGATGGTTGTTGGGAAGAAGGTTTTCCTAAAGGGAATGGTACATTTAGGTGGAGTGATGGTAGTTTTTATGTTGGTATTTGGAGTAAAGATTCAAAGGAACAAAGTGGTACTTATTATCCTTCTTCTGGTGATTCCGATGATGATGCTCGTGTGGATTGGGATCCTATGGACCTTTTTTCTGTTGATTTGATTGATTCTTATGTTTGTGATCTTgagaaagtttcaatttttcctTCACAAAAGAATTTGAACATGTTTGGTTTAGAGGAAGATAAACAGTTATTGTCGAAGAAAAGTACCGATGTTAATGGTAGGGCTAGGTGGATGTCAGGGGATGAAAGGGTTAGTAATTATAGTTCTGAAGATGGTTCTTATAGCAGTTATGATGGATCAAGGAGTCCTATGATTGATCATTCTGTTCCAAGAGTGCCAAATTTGAGATTAAAAGCTCCTAAGAGACAAGGAGAGACTATTTCCAAAGGGCATAAGAATTATGACCTCATGCTTAATTTGCAGCTAGGTATCAG ACATGCTGTTGGAAGACCTGCTCCAAGTACATCTCTTGATTTGAAGTCTTCTGCATTTgatccaaaagaaaaagtatGGACTAAATTTCCACCAGAAGGATCCAAGCACACACCACCTCACCCGTCTTGCGAGTTTAGATGGAAAGACTACTGTCCAGTAGTGTTCAG GGCTCTAAGAAAATTGTTCAAAGTAGATCCAGCTGATTACATGATATCATTATGTGGGAATGACGCCCTTCGAGAGCTCTCCTCCCCTGGAAAAAGTGGAAGCTTTTTTTATTTGACGAACGATGACCGATACATGATAAAGACCATGAAGAAATCAGAAGTAAAA GTTTTCTTGAGAATGCTTCCTGGTTACTACAAACACGTTCGTGCATTCGAGAACACTCTAGTCACCAAGTTCTTTGGCCTACATTGTGTTAAACTACCAGGAGCTTCACAGAAGAAG GTTCGGTTTGTCATCATGGGAAATCTATTTTGTTCACAATACGCAATTCATAGGCGCTTTGACTTGAAAGGTTCAACGTTTGGTCGTACAACGGATAAATCTGAGGAAGAAATAGAGCCTACAACAACACTTAAAGACCTCGACCTAAATTATATATTTCGGTTGCGAAAGTCTTGGTTTCAAGAATTCTGCAG GCAAGTGGATAAGGACTGTGAATTTCTTGAACAAGAAAGAATTATGGATTACAGTATGTTGGTTGGTCTTCATTTTCGAGGAGTATCATCATGTAGTGAAGCTGGTACACCTTCTCGCAGTTCTGGCGCTCAAACTCCAACAG GTAACTTCGACGATGGGGCTCCTCGTCTTTCTGGAGTCGATGTGGACCGTATCGTAGTAGATCCTAGCCG GTGGATTCAATTAGGTATAAACATGCCAGCGCGAGCTGAAATGACTACACGAAAAAGTTGCGACACACCACAGTTGGTTGGAGAACCAACAGGCGAGATATACgaaatcataatcttttttgGTATAATAGATATATTACAAGACTATGATATTAGTAAAAAGCTTGAGCATGCTTACAAAGCATTTCAATACGATGCAACTACAATCTCTGCCGTTGATCCAAGACTATACTCGAAACGGTTTCGCGATTTCATCTACAGAGTTTTTGTTGAAGACACTTCTTGA